The Alkalihalophilus pseudofirmus nucleotide sequence AATAAAAGAATAAGAGCATTGAACGCACTGACAATTCTAAGAGGAGCAGGCAGAATTTTATGATAACCGCCCATGGCTGCTTCTCCCAAAGGGTAACCAAGACTTAGGAGCACTTGAAAGATTGCAATAGATGTAAAAATAATGGTGACTAGAATGGCTGCAAGAATAATTAAATCGACTGTAGTCGCCTCCTTAAGTAAATGTATTTTACTCCATTTTACACCTAGACACAGTACATTTCTATTCTTTTCCAATTCATTGGGGTTCTTATAAAATATGCCGATCATTTAACTGCCTACATGATTGTATTAATCATCTTTTCTATAAGGATTAATATGAATCATCACTTTCTTCACATTTTGATGGGTGCTTAAAAGGTTTGATTTCACTTTTTTTGAAATCGAATGGCCGTCTTCTACACTTATATGAGGTTCAACACTCACTTTTAAATCGATGACAACATAATGACCATGGTTTCTTGCTAGCAGTTCATCAACGCGTTTTACACCCTTGACTCTTAAGATCGTGTCAATGAATGGTTTTGTTTTCTCTTCCTCTAATACTTGTTCCATCATAATCAAGCTCGATTCTTTTCCTAACGAAAACCCTACTTTAATTACGAGTAAAGAGACAAAAATGCCAGCTAAAGGGTCTAAATATAGGAGTGCCGGGTTATTACTGTATGTACCAATGATCGATCCAAGTACACCGATAAATGCTGCTATGGATGATAAGGCGTCTGAGCGGTGATGCCATGCCTCTGCTAATAGAACAGAGCTTCCGATCTTTTTAGCAAGTCTATATTTATATTGAAACATCGCTTCTTTAACACCGATCGAAAATAATATAACAATTAGTGCAATCCAACCTGGTGAACTTGGCGCTTCCCCTAAAAACCCTTTTGCTGAAGAAAAAGCGATTTCTACCCCTACGATGATTAATAAAATGGCGACAATAATGGTTGCGATGTTCTCAGCTTTCCCATGCCCATATGGATGATCTTCATCTGGAGGCTTCTGTGCTGTACGAAGTCCAAACAAAGCTGCAAATGACCCAGCAATATCAGATGCAGAATGAGCAGCATCTGCAATCAGTGCACGGCTCCCTGTAAGCCAACCAGCAACCCCTTTTATAATAGCTAATAACGCATTAACAACAATACCAATCCAAGTAGCTGTTTCTGCTTGTTTAAAATTGCTACTCATGCAACCACCTCTATAACTCTTTCTCTCTCGTTCAAACGTGCTAGTCTATCCTACCAAACGACATTCATGTGGGTCTATAGCAATCTTTTTGTTACACTGAACACTTATTATAGAAAGCTAACACTTCTAAACTTGTCCAAAAAAGTTGCCTGAACACAAAACCTCCTAAAGCTTCTCGCTCCAGGAGGCATACGTTACTTATAAAAATAAATAAGCAATCGGTGCTGCAATTAAAATCGATAGAATCGTCCGCTGTACCCAAATGACCAACAGCTTAGGAATGCTGATTGGAATGTCAGTTGAAAGAATACAAGGAATTAAAGCTGAGAAAAAGAGAATCGATGAAACAGATAATACAGCAACTACAAACTTTGTGACAAGCTCTGCTTCAACGACAAGCAATGCAGGAAGAAACATTTCTGCCACATGGATGGCAGCTGCTTTTGAAGCTAGGAGGGCATCAGGAATTTGCACCAGACTTGTAAACGGATAGAAAATATAGCCTAACATATCGAATAAAGGTGTATATTCTGCCAATACGAGCCCTAATAACCCAATCGACATAATCGATGGCAAGATGCTCATCGTCATTAAAAGCCCATCTTTCAAGTTGCCTGTTATATTTTTCATGAGTGACCCAGACTCAGAAGCTGCCTTCATCGCCCCGTTCCAAGCGTGTTTCAAACGGTCTCCTTTAATCACTTCCTCCGGCTTGCCTTCTTCTGTAATATAGTCATCGCTGATTTTACTTAAGGGCCAGATTCGTACGGTAATTGCTGTCACTACAAATGTAACAAATAACGTCGTCCAGAAGTATAAGTTCCAGATATCCATAATGCCAAGGGTGTTCGCTACAACGATCATGAAGGTCACAGATACAGTTGAAAAGCCTGTTGCAATGATCGTTGCCTCTTTAACCGTGTAGCTTCCTGCTTTAAATACACGGTTAGTAATTAAGAGTCCGATAGAATAGCTGCCGACAAAAGAAGCCACAGCATCAATGGCAGAACGACCTGGTGTTTTCCAGATAGGACGCATGATCGGCTGCATTAAGACGCCGATAAATTCAAGCAATCCGTAACCTACTAATAAAGCTAAGAAGACGGCGCCAATTGGTACGAGCAGCCCAACTGAAATGACGAGCTTTTCAAATAAGAAGGGTCCCATGCTTGGAGTCATAAGCCATGCCGGGCCAATTCCAAATAAAATCATAACTGTCACTAAAAGTCCTAACACTTTAAAGCCTGAGAAAATCATATTGGTTAGATCTTTTTTCCAACTGTTCGTGAGAAATGGATAAATCGCCCCAAGTAAAATTACGATACCCGCATAATACGGAATGACTGTCGGGAATGTGGCTGTCAGCCATTGTACAATGTGGTCAAGCGGAATAGTAGATCGTTCGCCGATCGTAATAGGGATAAAGAAGACAAATATACCAATGGCACTAAACAGAAAAAACTTAATCAATGCTGAAGTTGAGTGCAGCCTTGGTGTTGGCTCCACCTCTTTTTCTGAAGCAGTGTTTACTTGTTCCATCCCTTCTCCCCCTTAAATACCTCATCTGTTCAAGCAGGCTAAAAGAGCAGCAACTACTGCTCTTTTCGTTGCATAAAACCAGTTAAAAAGGAAAGCATCACATGAACCCCTGTTTTGACGGTCGCTTGCGCTACATCTTTTGTTGGATCAAGGCAGACAATATCCATCGCACACACTTTCTCTGAAGAACCGGCGGCTTGAACGGCTTCTAATAATTCATGAACGTACATCCCGCCAGGAGTAGCAGCCGGAGCACCTGGTCCTGCGCTGATATCTAATACATCCATATCAACCGTGAAATAGATTTTATCGACCTTCGCTTCGAGCTCGCGGAGGGCTTCACTGACTACATGTTCGATCCCTTTCTTACGGGCTTCTTTCATCGTAATATAATTCACACCAGCTTCATCAGCATACGTCTTGAGCGAACGTGCGTTAAAGAAGCCGTGCAAACCAATATTGTATACATCCTCCCCGCGAACCACCTGATTCTCAAGCAGGTTTCGGATCGGCGTACCGTTTGAAGGACCGTTATCTGTAAGGTCTCGCAGGTCAAAATGAGTATCGAGCTGCAGAATGCCCACTCGCTCTTTCGGATGGATATCTTTATAGCCTTTGATGAGCTGTGCCGTAATCGAATGATCTCCTCCAACCATGATTGGCAGGGCATCTGGATGATTTGACTGTATGGCTTTCATCGCTTCACGAATGTTTTTGTGGCAGATTGAAATGTCTGTCACATGTTCCCTCACATCACCCAAATCAGCAACTCGAAGTAATGATAAATCGAGATCCTCATCTAAGTTATACGTAGTAAATGACTTCCAAGCTCTTCGAAAAGCCTCAGGATTCTCGCTTGCACTTGATGCAGAGATAGAGGAGCGGGATAGCGGAACTCCCAGAATGACAGCATCATAGGCTGCCCATTCTTCTTGATGATGTGCATCAATGGGCTCTATCCATTGATGCACTTTAGGTTCTGTAACATTTTCTCCCCTGGTCCAATTGAATGGCGGCGGATTTAAGAGCGGGTATGGATAGCTGCTCATATCAGCCTTCCCCCATTTACCACGACCTTGCCGCCTTTAATAACAGTTTCGGTATGGTTGACGCCGTAATGGTATTGAAGCTGCATGTAATTTGGAACATCAAGAATGACTACATCTGCTTTCTTCCCGACTTCAATACTTCCCACTTCATGACCACGGTTAATGGCATGTGCCGCATTAATCGTTGTTGCTGTAATGACTTCTGCCGGTGTCATCCCCATTTTCAAGCATCCGAGATTCATAATGAGCGGCAAGGAAACCGTCGGCGATGATCCTGGGTTACAATCTGTAGAGAGTGCGACGGGAACGCCGGTATCAATCATTTTGCGTCCATTTGCTGATTCGGCCATTAAAAAGAAGGCTGTACCAGGCAGGAGAACACCGATGACTCCTTTATCAGCCATCATTTTCATCCCTTCATCAGATGCTTTTAAAAGGTGATCAGCAGACACTGCCCCAACTTCTGCTGCTGTTTCCGCACCGCCGTAAGGTTCAATTTCATCCGCATGAATCTTAGGCTTCAGTCCATACTTGAGACCAGCTTCTAAAATGCGTTTTGATTGCTCAGGCGTAAACACCCCATGTTCACAAAACACATCATTAAATTCAGCTAGCCCTGCTTCAGCGACTTTTGGGATCATTTCATTAATCACAATATCGACAAATTGATCTGGATTTTCTTTATAATCACCAGGCACCGCATGAGCTCCCATAAAGGTGGAAACGATATCGATACAATGAGAGTTATTTAGTTTTTTGGCTACTTCAAGCTGCTTCATTTCATGTTCAAGTGATAACCCGTAACCGCTCTTTGCTTCGACTGTAGTCACACCATGCATTAAAAATTTATCCAAGCGTCGTTTGCTTTCAGTGAAAAGCTGCTCATGACCTGCTTCTCTTGTGGCGCGCGTTGTAGCATGAATGCCGCCTCCTGCATTCATAATCTCCATATAAGAGGACCCTTCTAGGCGCATGTTAAATTCATTTTCACGGCTGCCAGCAAAAACAAGGTGAGTGTGCGGGTCTACAAAACCAGGTGCGACCACTTTTCCGCGAGCATCGATTACTTCAGCTTCATCCAAACGATTTTGATAGTCTGCTAGGATCTCTTCGTCTGTTCCTACCGCTTGAATGTTACCGTCCTCAATCCACACACTTCCGCCTTTAATAATATGAAGCTCTTCCATTCTTTCTTTTGTAAGAGGCGCATCTGAGCCTCCTTTTAACGTAATCACTTCATTTGCATGTCTTATAAATATAGCTTTACTCATGTTATCTCTCCTCTTAGTTCTCGTCTTTTAGCATTGGCATATTGATACCCTTCTCACGTGCTGTTTTCTTAGCAAGGTCATATCCTGCATCTGCATGCCTGACGACACCCATCCCAGGGTCAGTTGTCAGAACGCGTTCAATGCGAGCTTCAGCTTCCTTCGTACCATCTGCTACGATAACGACGCCCGCATGCAGAGAATACCCCATTCCTACTCCGCCTCCGTGATGAACAGAAACCCATGTTGCACCGCCGACAGCATTAACCATCGCATTTAAAATCGGCCAGTCAGAGACTACATCTGACCCATCCTTCATTCCCTCTGTTTCACGGTTAGGTGAGGCAACCGAACCTGAATCAAGGTGGTCACGCCCAATAACGACTGGTGCTTTTAACTCGCCGCTTGCGACCATGTCGTTTAAAATCTTTCCGAATCGTGCACGCTCTCCGTAACCTAACCAGCAAATACGAGACGGCAGCCCTTGAAATTGAATTTTGTCCTGCGCCATGCGGATCCAGTTACAAAGATGTTCATTATCACCGAACTCACGAAGAATCGCTTGATCTGTTTTGTAAATATCTTCAGGGTCTCCGGATAACGCTACCCAGCGGAACGGCCCTTTCCCTTCACAGAACTGTGGGCGGATATACGCCGGTACAAAACCAGGAAAATCAAATGCATTTTCTACCCCTTCATCTTTAGCTACCTGACGGATGTTATTACCATAATCAAACGTCACAGCCCCGCGGTTCATCATCTCAAGCATCGCTCGAACATGCTGTGCCATTGACGCTTTTGAACGCTTCACGTATTCTTTCTCATCCGTTGCCCCTAGTTCTGCCGCTTCTTCTAATGACATTTGAGATGGAATATAGCCGTTTAATGGATCATGAGCAGAGGTTTGGTCGGTTAATACGTCTGGAATAAACCCTCTGTTAATCATCTCAGGCAATAGATCAGCAGCATTGCCTAGCAGCCCAATGGATAATGCCTTGCCTTCACGCTTAGCTTCCTCCGCTAGTTTGATTGCTTCATCTAAAGTAGTCGCTTTCACATCCGTGTAACGAGTCTCTATGCGGCGGTCAATTCGTGTCTCGTCAACTTCAATGGCAATACAAACGCCACCGTTCATTGTTACAGCTAACGGTTGAGCCCCGCCCATGCCGCCAAGACCGGCCGTTACCGTAATCGTGCCTTGAAGAGTGTTATTAAATGTCTGCTTAGCAAGCTCGGCAAACGTTTCATAAGTGCCTTGTACAATTCCTTGCGAGCCGATGTAGATCCAGCTCCCCGCTGTCATTTGCCCGTACATCATTAAGCCTTTCTTATCTAACTCGTGGAAGGTCTCCCAGTTTGCATACGCTGGTACGATGTTTGAATTAGCAAGTAATACACGCGGAGCATCCGTATGTGTTTTAAAAACGACAACGGGTTTACCCGACTGGACAAGCAAGGTCTCGTCAGCCTCTAACTTCTTCAAACTGTCAACGATCGCATCAAAGCTTTCCCAATTACGAGCAGCCTTTCCGATCCCTCCATAAACAACAAGATCTTCTGGACGTTCCGCTACATCCGCATCTAAGTTATTCATCAACATACGCAATACCGCTTCTTGCTGCCAGCCTTTTGTGTTGAGCTTGGTTCCTGTATAACGTTTAACTTTACCGTTTGTAACCGTATTCATTTTTACCTACCCCCTAGTTGTATTAATTTAATTGTATACAGATTATTCTTGATATTATTTATAGATTCATGCTAATTTTATGATTTGTTGCATAAGTTTTTGGTCATATTGTCATGTTTATGGATAGTTGACCATTGTTAAGCTTCAACCGTATATAAATAGCCTATTCTGTGATAAAGCTTAACTAAATTTGATTAAACACAAAATTATAAAGGAAGTAAAAAGTTTACGCTGTTATCTATAAATAAGAGATAAAGAATGTGTGGAAGAGTATCTATAAATATATAAAAATACCTGAGTTTCCTAATTAAGGTTGTCTGATTGGAAGATTATGTTGTTTAATAATTCTCGAGCCATTGCTAACGGACACAGGGAGAAAAAAATGAAGAAAAAAATTTCTTATAGCATAATCCAAATCATGATTTTATCAATGGTGTTCACTGCTTTCATCCCGGGATTAAATGCACTTGCAGAAGAAGGCGAACTTATTGAAGATGTAGATATTACAGATTACTTAGTTGATGATACTGTGATCCCGCTTGTAGAACAATCATTATTTTATGATAATGCAACAGACGAGGGTTCAGAATTTGATCAGGCAAGTCAGCCTATTATGGAACCAATGGTTGCCCCGCTCGTTCCGTTTGCTATAGCAGCTGCTGTTCGTTTAGTCACACAATGGGTAGGAAAACAAGCAGTGAAAAATGTTACAAAGCATGCAGCACAACGAGCAGCAGAACGTAAAATTTCATCTACTGCTTTTGCGCAGGCAATGGCTTATGGTACAAAGTATGTAGATAAAAACACAGGCGCAAAAATTTTGTACCATTCTGGCAACAAGGTCGCTTTAGTTCTTGATAAAACAGGTAAAACAGTTGTAACAACATACAAACAAACCAGACCTAAGGCAGTATGGCAGCGACAAAACTGGTAAAATAAAAAATAAAGGGGTTCTTAGCAATGGTCTCACTAAAAGATGTATTTTATGATGAAAGTAAAACAGAATTAAAAGTGGAACTTATGAAGAAAGAAAGTATTGGTGACAGCAACTATAAAGTAGATTTTATTCTTTCCTTTTCGTTCGGTTATGCGGATGTAAGCAGAACGATTAGCTGGACACAAGGAGATATTGCTACGTTAAAAGAACAAATTAGCAATCTCGATTTGCAGCCAGGTTCGGGTTATATTACACCGCAAGAACCAGAGCTTACTATGTTTTATGTAATTGATGAACATAATAAAGAAGAAATAACTCTTTACATAACATTAGACGGCGGACAAATTAATAGTCAGATGGGAACAGAAACCGGGGCGACTATTAAAATAGTGACAACACATCACGCGTTAAAGTCGTGGGTTAATCAATTAGGAAAGGTTTTTGAAGCATAAATTTTAAAAAGGCGCTTCCATTTGAGGAAGCGTCTTTTACTTTCATTTTACTCAAGTAATCTATTATTCGTGAGGTTTCAACCGATCTATAAATTGAACGGCGGTAATAACAGCAGAACCTAAGGCAAATAGTACACCGCCAATAATAATAATGGCGGTTGTATAGCTTTTCGTAACTGTCTCAAAAAGATGAGTATCGGCCATTCCGCCTTGTGAGTTTAGCCAAGAATGAGATAGCCCGAGACCAATGTTAACACTGAATAATAATATAATTAAACCTGCCGTACCAACTATAGCACCGAATGTCATTAGACTCTTAAATGTTTCTTTATCCATGCGATCCTCACTTCTCCTTATAAGGGCTATGTTTTTCTTCAAGCTCATTCATTCGCTGCTGCAGCTGTTTCAAATCTTCATTTACTTTAGCCCTGCGCTTGGAATAGGAAGAGTTTATACGTATGAACAGCAAGACTATTATAATCAATACAATGTAAAATAAATTCGAAAAGAAGAAATCCAGCATTTGGTCACCTCATTGGTATGAAAACAGTATGGTATTACATTAGTAGCAATTGTTCTTTTATATTTATAATACCAATTTACTCCACTTTGCATCAGTACTTTTTTACAACAAATCCTGCGATAACCGGACCATATCCCTGCACTGAATCCCACCTTCATAAATCTCTTCCTCGTAATGTCTGATGAAAAAGTCCACATCTACTCCTATCATTCGAAATCCGCATTTTTGATAAAGTGCGATCTGGCCAATACTTGAATTACCGGTTCCTACTTCAATTGTTTTAAATCCCTGTTTTTTAGCTGAATCTACAGCAAACTCTACTAATCTCCTGCCAATTCCCCGGCCCTGCATGTCTTTACATACAGCTACATTCACTAGTTCAACTGTGTCAGGCCTTGTAGGCAATAATACTAACACACCAATTATTCCACCGGACTCCTCAGCAATAAAACATTCCCCTCGCTCAATGTAGTCTGCTATTAATTTTTCAGAGGGGTCTGCGAGCAACAGCAGGTCCATAGGTGGGTTCTCACTCGCATTTAACAATCTAACTTCCATATCTTCAATACTCCTTTTATCGATTTTTACGCAGATTTCATACCCTCAATAACTCTCTTTTCTCCTTTACAAGATTCAATTTCATAAACAGAATCGAATATAAGATAGTGAAGGCAATGTATGCTACTCCTACAATTAAACTCAACTCTCTAGGAGTAAAAACTTCTAAAAGAAATCCGGCGGTTGCCATTGATAAGCTGAGCGCTGTATTTGATATAGCTTGCATAAAACCCAAAATAGTCCCTAGCTTTCGGCGCGGTATCACTTTCATCATCACCGTATCGATACAAATATTACTTAATCCACCCACAAATGTGATGAATATGATAACGTAAATAGCTGTGGAAAAAGATGGAACTATACTTAATAATAAATGTCCAAGGCCTTCAAAGGCAATAAAAAGAACAGTTAGTGCTAATAAGGATCGCTTTAGAAAGCTAGAGCATATTGAGCTGAAAATAAACCCTAACCCTACAAACCGATGGCCATTCCTGAACCTGTCAATTGATATAGAAGCCCAAATATGGCGATCTGGCTTATTCTGCTGCCTATCCCATTAATCATCCCCGCCCAAAACAGAAATTGATAATTTGTTTCTTTTCTCCACGATTTAAACAATGACAATGTCTCCCCTCCTTTCAATCGAAAAAAAAGTGGCGTTGTTTTCAGAATCCGAATGATTAGATAATTATCTAATTAGATTATAATCGAATGAGTTTTATTAAACAATGAATCTTTAACTTAATATTTGCGACTACCCTATTATGTACACTATGACATTCTTTGTTACTAGAAAAAATCCGTGACTTAAAGTCTATTTCTTGCCATTTTAAGATAAATAAATCTTTTGAATTCTTTTCTCCCTTATACTAATAAGTGTTTATACATTACTAGATAAGGAGTGATTATATGAAGAATCGTAAGAGTATACTTATTTCCCTGTTAGCTGTATTGCTCGCATTCTCCGGCTTTTTGCCGAGTATGGCTGATGCAAAATCTTTGAATGAGCCAGTGTCAAAAGGAGATTTTGTACAGGAATTAGTAACGAATCTCGGGATTGATTTACAAGATGGAGAGGTTCCTTTTACAGATGTTAATGATGAATTAAAACCTTATTTCGAAGCGGCTATCCGCACGAACATTGTATCTGAGGATGAGGTAAGTGAATCGCCATTTGGTGTTAATGAAAAAGTAACTCGTGAACAGGCGTATGTATTCTTAATTCGCGCACTTAATTTACGAGATTCGTATTCTCAAGAATTACTTGAGTCTTATAGAGACTTCAAGGCAATCGACTCTTCTTATTACGCGGAGCTTGCAGCTGCAGAAGCATTAGGTCTTATTGATGCAACGAATGTATTGCAGCCGAAAAAGCCTTTAAATCAAAAGGAAATGAAAAGCATCTTTGACAGCTTAGAAAATGAGCTTGATTTTGTGAGTGTGATTCATACGAATGATATGCATGGCAGAATCATGCATAACTCGGAAAATGGTGAATTAGGATTAGCAAAAATCAGCGAGCTGACAAACCAGGCCCGCAACGAGAATCCGACTCTTCTAGTTGATTTAGGAGATACGTTCCACGGCACAAATTACGTTAACTTTAACAAAGGCTTAGCGGCTGTTGAAGCGATGAATGCCATGAGTTATGATGCAATGGTTCCGGGAAATCACGACTTTAACTACGGACAAGACTATCTTCTCGAATTGAAAGATAAACTAGACTTCCCTCTAGTAAGTGCCAATATTCTAAAGGATGGTAACCCTTATCTAGATGGTTATACAATGATTGAGAAAGGCGGAAAGAGAATCGCTCTTGTTGGTTTAACAGCCACAGACACAGCGGAGAAAACGAATCCTTCAGGTATTGAAGGCATTACGTTTGAAGATGAAGTTACGGCAGCAAAAGAAGCTGTGGCCGAGCTTGAAGGTCAGGTAGACTCCATCCTTGCTATTTCTCATTCAGGTTTAGAAACGGATCGTTCGGTCGCAAATGAAGTTGAGGGTATCGATGTGATATTTGGCGGACACAGCCACGATACATTAGAAACGCCAGTTAAATACGAGCATGGCTATGTGACTCAAGCATTTGAATACGGAAAAGCTCTAGGTCATACAAATCTTATTTTCCATAATGATCAATTAGTTGGTGTGAATGGCTTCTTATATAGAGATCATGCGGACAAAACAGAAGATCCAGAGATCTCTTCTATTCTTCAGTCTTATAAAGAAGAAGTAGATCGTGAAATGAATGAAGTAATCGCTACAACGAAAGAGCGTCTTGATGGTGAAAGAGTCAATGTTCGCACGAAGGAGACAAACCTTGGCAACCTTCTTACCGATGCAATGCGCAATGAACTTGAAACAGATATCGCCGTAACAAATGGCGGCGGAATCCGTGCGTCCATTCCAGCAGGTGAAGTGACTAGAAATCATGTGTTCACTACCCTTCCTTTCGATAACACCTTGGTAAGAACGACGCTAACAGGTGAAGAAATTTTAGCTGCCCTTGAACATTCCGTACGAGTCTATCCAGAGGAAAATGGTGGATTCCTGCATGTGTCAGGATTAACGTTTACGTTTGATCCAGCCCAGCCTGCAGGAAGTCGTGTTGATGAAGTGTTTGTAAATGGGGAAGAACTTAATGTAAGTCAATCCTATTCGGTTGCGACCAATAACTTTACAGCAGCAGGCGGAGACGGATTTGATATGTTCAGCGTAGAGAACATTGAATTTGACAGCGGAGAATTACTAAGTACGATCTTGATTAACGCGCTTCAGTCAGGTCAGGACATTCCAGAAGTTGGAGACCGAATTCAAGTAAAGTAAAAGGTTAAACGCAAAACGCACAGAAGTTAACTGCTTCTGTGCGTTCCTCCTTCACCCTGATTTATCGACTTTATTCTCTATTCGATCAAGCTGCTTTTTGATTTCTTCTAGTTCTGAATCCGGCTTTGGAGGCTTGATAGAACCTATCCACTTTACGATTAAAACTATTAGAATGATAAGTAAAATAGGGATGAGTAAGGCCATTAGAATATCTACTAATTGGGACACACTTCCCCCTCCTTTGTATGTAATCTGGCACCTGTTATTGCAATAAAAGAACAATAATGATAATAACTAAAACGGTCGCGTACAGCCCCACCATCCCTTTAACGACCAAGATAGCCCAATATTTCTCTTTCAGGCTGAAATAAAACACAACCATAAAAAGAATAAAGCTAGACACCGCTCGCGGGTATTCCCCTCTTATGATAAATGAAGTGGAGTTTACAACGACAAATAGGCTAAATTAGATGAGGTAGACCCGGTGCTATTTCTCTTTTTTTTTTCGCTCATATGTAAATTCAACCATTTGCTGTTCCCTCTTTTCTCAGTTTATCTCTCATTATAACTTAACTGAAGTAGCCCCTCTGTTAAATACCTTTCTCATCTTATAAGCATAATTTAACAAAATGAATCAAAACCTACCATAAACGGATGTAGTAGGTGGTTAGGTTATGACCTTTTCTCGGGTGCAGCTTCTTTTTGTACTTATCTTATTTATCGGAATTTCAAACCATGTGTTAATTGTTCCTCACTTGCTTGGAACGGCTAAACGAGATGCTTGGGTTTGTGTGCTCATTTCGTATGTGATATTGCTTGCATGGGGTGGGCTTATTACTTATATTCTCTCTAAAAATAAACAACGGCTGCCCCTTGGACTTTGGTTAAGCGAACGTACAGGTAAAGTTGTTGCTTATTTCATAATATCTATGTTTTTCCTTTACATCGTCCTGATAGGATTTATTTCTTTTTTTGATTTAATTGCTTCTGTGAAAATTTACTTTATGCCTATGACGCCAACATGGATTGTTGTCATTCCTTTTCTTTTATTAAGTGTGTGGTCAGCATTTAAGGGCTTAAAAATGATTGTCTACTCATCAATTATATTGCTGCCACTCGTTTGGCTGTTAGGGCATTTTGTAGCATTTGCTACAATAGAGAGCAAAAATTATTCCTTTTTATTTCCAATCTTTGCTGATGATACATCCATTTTTCATGGGATCATTATTATCCTAGGAGGAAGCGTCGATTTACTCGTTCTCTTTTTGCTGCATCATTATTTCAATAAACCAATTACGTATGGATATGTAATTCTACTGATCACGATCTTAGCAGGTTTAATTATTGGACCGACTATGGGGGCATTGTCTGCCTTTGGTCCTAATGTGGCAGCAGATTTACGTTTTCCCGCCTTCGAGCAATGGCGCCTAGTTACAATTGGCGACCATGTGTCTCATGTTGATGCATTAGCTGTTTTTCAGCTATTATGCGGGACAATTATTAGAATCGCTCTAAGTTTATATTTGCTCCCAGATCTAATTAGAGTAAAAGCGCCTATACCGAGATTCAGCTTAATTGTTATCCCTGCTCTTGGTTTCGGAAGTGCTCTAGTGCTTCATCTTAGTGATATATGGATGCAAACCGCGTTGAAAATGTATTTTTACCCATCAATTTTTTTGTTTGGAATTGGGATGACGC carries:
- a CDS encoding endospore germination permease, yielding MTFSRVQLLFVLILFIGISNHVLIVPHLLGTAKRDAWVCVLISYVILLAWGGLITYILSKNKQRLPLGLWLSERTGKVVAYFIISMFFLYIVLIGFISFFDLIASVKIYFMPMTPTWIVVIPFLLLSVWSAFKGLKMIVYSSIILLPLVWLLGHFVAFATIESKNYSFLFPIFADDTSIFHGIIIILGGSVDLLVLFLLHHYFNKPITYGYVILLITILAGLIIGPTMGALSAFGPNVAADLRFPAFEQWRLVTIGDHVSHVDALAVFQLLCGTIIRIALSLYLLPDLIRVKAPIPRFSLIVIPALGFGSALVLHLSDIWMQTALKMYFYPSIFLFGIGMTLILFIISFLPKKKGFTTL
- a CDS encoding GNAT family N-acetyltransferase → MEVRLLNASENPPMDLLLLADPSEKLIADYIERGECFIAEESGGIIGVLVLLPTRPDTVELVNVAVCKDMQGRGIGRRLVEFAVDSAKKQGFKTIEVGTGNSSIGQIALYQKCGFRMIGVDVDFFIRHYEEEIYEGGIQCRDMVRLSQDLL
- a CDS encoding bifunctional metallophosphatase/5'-nucleotidase, which gives rise to MKNRKSILISLLAVLLAFSGFLPSMADAKSLNEPVSKGDFVQELVTNLGIDLQDGEVPFTDVNDELKPYFEAAIRTNIVSEDEVSESPFGVNEKVTREQAYVFLIRALNLRDSYSQELLESYRDFKAIDSSYYAELAAAEALGLIDATNVLQPKKPLNQKEMKSIFDSLENELDFVSVIHTNDMHGRIMHNSENGELGLAKISELTNQARNENPTLLVDLGDTFHGTNYVNFNKGLAAVEAMNAMSYDAMVPGNHDFNYGQDYLLELKDKLDFPLVSANILKDGNPYLDGYTMIEKGGKRIALVGLTATDTAEKTNPSGIEGITFEDEVTAAKEAVAELEGQVDSILAISHSGLETDRSVANEVEGIDVIFGGHSHDTLETPVKYEHGYVTQAFEYGKALGHTNLIFHNDQLVGVNGFLYRDHADKTEDPEISSILQSYKEEVDREMNEVIATTKERLDGERVNVRTKETNLGNLLTDAMRNELETDIAVTNGGGIRASIPAGEVTRNHVFTTLPFDNTLVRTTLTGEEILAALEHSVRVYPEENGGFLHVSGLTFTFDPAQPAGSRVDEVFVNGEELNVSQSYSVATNNFTAAGGDGFDMFSVENIEFDSGELLSTILINALQSGQDIPEVGDRIQVK